One genomic segment of Luteimonas galliterrae includes these proteins:
- a CDS encoding M23 family metallopeptidase produces MNPHLLLCTRLATVTLFVGAASAASSCPQTVEKKLAAEAAPTKSQADARIVFPASMPQGSLVIGKVPAGSEVRYAGRKLRPTPYGSVVFGIGRDEKGPVSVDVLRADGSRERAIIVVTPRDWPIENIQGVPPATVNPPPAIAARIEREQALVVAARQRDDDRADFAQAFVWPLQGRISGRFGNQRIYNGTPKSPHSGMDIAAPTGTPVRAPAAGIVTFAAPDLYLTGGTLLIDHGHGVSSNFLHLSRIDVKVGDRVEQGQAVAAVGATGRVTGPHLHWGMNWFDVRIDPLLVLERANP; encoded by the coding sequence ATGAATCCGCACCTACTTCTCTGCACGCGGCTTGCGACGGTTACGCTCTTCGTAGGAGCGGCTTCAGCCGCGAGCTCTTGTCCCCAGACCGTGGAGAAAAAGCTCGCGGCTGAAGCCGCTCCTACGAAGAGCCAAGCCGACGCGCGCATCGTATTTCCGGCATCGATGCCGCAAGGCTCGCTAGTGATCGGCAAGGTGCCGGCCGGCAGCGAGGTGCGATACGCGGGCCGAAAGTTGCGGCCCACGCCCTACGGCAGCGTCGTGTTCGGCATCGGCCGCGACGAGAAAGGCCCGGTTTCGGTCGATGTGCTGCGCGCGGACGGCAGCCGCGAGCGCGCGATCATCGTTGTGACGCCGCGCGATTGGCCGATCGAGAACATCCAGGGCGTTCCGCCGGCCACCGTGAATCCGCCGCCGGCCATCGCGGCGCGGATCGAACGCGAACAGGCGCTGGTGGTCGCCGCACGCCAGCGCGACGACGACCGCGCCGACTTCGCGCAGGCTTTCGTCTGGCCGCTGCAAGGCCGCATCAGCGGCCGCTTCGGCAACCAGCGCATCTACAACGGCACGCCGAAATCGCCGCATTCGGGCATGGACATCGCCGCGCCGACAGGCACGCCGGTGAGGGCCCCGGCGGCGGGCATCGTCACTTTCGCGGCGCCCGATCTTTATCTGACCGGCGGGACGCTGCTGATCGACCATGGCCATGGCGTCAGCAGCAATTTCCTGCATCTGTCGCGGATCGACGTGAAAGTCGGCGACCGGGTCGAACAAGGCCAAGCGGTGGCTGCGGTAGGCGCCACGGGACGCGTCACCGGGCCGCATTTGCATTGGGGCATGAACTGGTTCGACGTGCGGATCGATCCGCTGCTGGTGCTGGAGCGGGCGAACCCGTAG
- a CDS encoding argininosuccinate synthase: MTQKDIVLAFSGGLDTSFCVPYLQEQGWRVHTVFADTGGVDAEERQFIEDRAAELGVASHVTVDGGPAIWEGFVKPFVWAGEGYQGQYPLLVSDRYLIVDAALARANDLGTKAIAHGCTGMGNDQVRFDLAVKASGDYTIVAPIREIQKQHTQTRAYEQQYLEQRGFGVRAKQKAYTINENLLGLTMSGGEIDRWDAPGEGARGWCAPREQWPAAPLRATLRFVQGEAVALDGKEMPGARILATLNAMFAAYGVGRGLYTGDTTIGLKGRIVYEAPGLTALLAAHRALEETVLTKQQNRFKPEVARKWVELVYEGFFHDPLKTDLEAFLASSQATVNGEVVLETRGGRVDAVAVESPHILNARGATYAQSADWGVEEAEGFIKLFGMSSTLWAEVNRK; this comes from the coding sequence ATGACCCAGAAAGACATTGTCCTCGCCTTCTCCGGCGGCCTCGACACCAGCTTCTGCGTGCCTTACTTGCAGGAACAAGGCTGGCGCGTGCACACCGTGTTCGCCGATACCGGCGGCGTCGATGCGGAAGAGCGCCAATTCATCGAAGACCGCGCCGCCGAACTCGGCGTCGCCAGCCACGTCACCGTCGACGGCGGCCCTGCGATCTGGGAAGGCTTCGTCAAGCCGTTCGTGTGGGCGGGCGAGGGCTATCAGGGCCAGTATCCGCTGCTGGTTTCCGATCGCTACCTGATCGTCGACGCGGCATTGGCGCGCGCGAACGATCTGGGCACGAAAGCCATCGCCCATGGCTGCACCGGCATGGGCAACGACCAAGTGCGTTTCGACCTGGCGGTGAAGGCCTCGGGCGACTACACGATCGTCGCGCCGATCCGCGAAATCCAGAAGCAGCACACCCAGACCCGCGCCTACGAGCAGCAGTACCTCGAGCAGCGCGGCTTCGGCGTGCGCGCCAAGCAGAAGGCCTACACGATCAACGAGAACCTGCTCGGCCTGACCATGTCCGGCGGCGAGATCGACCGCTGGGACGCCCCGGGCGAAGGCGCCCGCGGCTGGTGCGCGCCGCGCGAGCAGTGGCCGGCGGCGCCGCTGCGGGCGACGCTGCGCTTCGTGCAGGGCGAGGCCGTCGCACTCGACGGCAAGGAGATGCCAGGCGCCCGGATACTGGCCACGCTCAATGCGATGTTCGCTGCGTACGGCGTGGGCCGCGGCCTCTACACCGGCGACACCACCATCGGCCTGAAGGGCCGCATCGTGTACGAAGCGCCAGGTCTGACCGCATTGCTCGCCGCGCATCGCGCGCTCGAGGAAACCGTGCTGACCAAGCAGCAGAACCGCTTCAAGCCCGAAGTGGCCCGCAAATGGGTGGAACTGGTCTACGAAGGCTTCTTCCACGATCCGTTGAAAACCGACCTGGAGGCGTTCCTGGCTTCCTCGCAGGCCACGGTGAACGGCGAAGTGGTGCTGGAGACCCGCGGCGGTCGCGTCGATGCCGTGGCGGTGGAGTCGCCGCACATCCTCAATGCCAGGGGCGCCACCTACGCGCAGTCGGCGGATTGGGGCGTGGAAGAGGCGGAAGGTTTCATCAAGCTGTTCGGGATGAGCAGTACGTTGTGGGCCGAGGTCAACCGGAAATGA
- the dksA gene encoding RNA polymerase-binding protein DksA, translating to MAVKKPAKKPAKAAKKTSKPASKKPIAKKPASKPAAKKAPVKKAAKKPVAKKPAPKKAVAAKKPVAKKAVAAKKTAPKPVAKKAAPAKTVASKPAPAKKPEAKPVAKPVPVAKPEAVAAAPKPVAAKKPAAKPAPTPEPAKPVARPAAARPVGKVAVAVVAKPQAPAPRGKVKVVPYKTDEATGRPILPQGYRPAPDEEYMSALQLEYFRQRLLDWRADLVEESKQTIENLKDEVRDVGDEAERATRETENSLELRTRDRYRKLIGKIDSTLKRLEGGDYGYCVDTGEEIGLERLEARLTAERTIDAQERWEHLQKQMGD from the coding sequence GTGGCAGTAAAGAAACCCGCTAAGAAGCCCGCCAAGGCCGCCAAGAAGACCAGCAAGCCGGCAAGCAAGAAGCCGATCGCCAAAAAGCCCGCCTCCAAGCCGGCCGCCAAGAAGGCGCCCGTGAAGAAGGCTGCGAAAAAGCCCGTCGCCAAGAAACCGGCGCCCAAGAAGGCCGTCGCCGCCAAGAAGCCCGTGGCCAAGAAGGCGGTCGCTGCGAAGAAAACCGCGCCCAAGCCGGTCGCCAAGAAGGCTGCGCCGGCCAAGACCGTGGCCAGCAAGCCGGCGCCGGCCAAGAAGCCCGAGGCCAAGCCGGTCGCGAAGCCCGTACCGGTCGCCAAGCCCGAAGCCGTGGCCGCCGCGCCCAAGCCGGTCGCCGCCAAGAAGCCGGCCGCCAAGCCGGCGCCGACGCCGGAACCCGCCAAGCCCGTCGCGCGGCCCGCCGCCGCTCGTCCGGTGGGCAAGGTCGCGGTTGCCGTCGTCGCCAAGCCTCAGGCCCCGGCGCCGCGCGGCAAGGTGAAAGTGGTGCCCTACAAGACCGATGAGGCCACCGGCCGTCCAATTCTGCCGCAAGGCTATCGTCCCGCTCCGGACGAGGAATACATGAGCGCGCTGCAGCTCGAGTATTTCCGCCAGCGCCTGCTCGATTGGCGCGCGGACCTGGTCGAGGAATCCAAGCAGACCATCGAGAACCTGAAAGACGAAGTGCGCGACGTCGGCGACGAAGCCGAGCGCGCTACCCGCGAAACCGAAAATTCGCTGGAACTGCGCACCCGCGACCGCTACCGCAAGCTGATCGGCAAGATCGACAGCACGCTCAAGCGCCTGGAGGGCGGCGATTACGGCTATTGCGTGGACACCGGCGAGGAAATCGGCCTGGAGCGCCTGGAAGCGCGCCTCACCGCCGAGCGCACGATCGACGCGCAGGAACGTTGGGAACATCTGCAGAAGCAGATGGGGGATTGA
- a CDS encoding CDGSH iron-sulfur domain-containing protein: protein MGTETVRGAKVVIEFEGKRCIHSRHCVLTHPDVFVPNVEGEWIHPDAVSPEEVALVARLCPSGAIQYRRLDGGEPEPAPVVNTVRVREHGPLAFNAPLRIAGRDDGMRATLCRCGLSKNKPFCDNSHIEGGFRATGEPEPKASEPLASRNGPLSVEPRKNGPLKVTGNLEVVSGTGHTLDRVTETWFCRCGHSKHKPFCDGSHRKVGFQADGA from the coding sequence ATGGGCACCGAAACCGTTCGCGGCGCGAAAGTCGTCATCGAGTTCGAGGGCAAGCGCTGCATCCATTCGCGCCATTGCGTGCTGACCCATCCGGACGTGTTCGTGCCGAACGTGGAAGGCGAATGGATCCATCCCGATGCGGTATCGCCGGAAGAAGTCGCGCTGGTGGCGCGTCTGTGTCCGTCGGGCGCGATCCAGTACCGGCGACTGGACGGCGGCGAGCCGGAACCGGCGCCGGTGGTGAATACGGTGCGCGTCCGCGAGCACGGCCCGCTGGCTTTCAATGCGCCGCTGCGCATCGCCGGCAGGGACGACGGCATGCGTGCGACGCTATGCCGCTGTGGTTTGTCCAAGAACAAGCCGTTTTGCGACAACAGCCATATCGAAGGCGGTTTCCGCGCGACCGGCGAGCCGGAGCCGAAGGCCTCCGAACCGTTGGCATCGCGCAACGGGCCGCTCAGCGTCGAACCGCGGAAGAACGGCCCGCTGAAAGTCACCGGCAATCTGGAGGTGGTCAGCGGTACCGGGCATACGCTCGATCGCGTGACCGAGACTTGGTTCTGCCGTTGCGGGCATTCCAAGCACAAGCCCTTCTGCGACGGCTCGCATCGCAAGGTGGGGTTTCAGGCCGATGGCGCCTGA
- a CDS encoding MFS transporter, with protein MSAAAGETAALLRNRGFTGLLFYRLLAMLSYQIVAVTVGWQIYQITRDALSLGLIGLTEVVPYFCFALFAGYAVDHLPRRKLGMFACLGLLLTTLTLAGVASGTLPSFGTLTIYAAIAVNGVVRAFLGPVYTALFARVLKREQFARGAGVGSVVMQTGLVAGPALGGGLIAWQGLTFTYLVSAAFAAAAAVAIIGLRVTEPALPAERAPVFKSIGEGLRFVFNQQIVLGAQALDMFSVLFGGAVALLPAFIHDVLQAGPEALGILRAAPAAGAILVGLWLARHPPQRGAGKLLLFAVAGFGLCIIGFALSRHLWLSVLMLLMSGMCDGVSVVLRSTILQLATPDHLRGRVSSINGIFIGSSNELGAFESGVAARLLGLVPSVIFGGCMTLGVVAATAKLAPKLRRLNLRDLYGQP; from the coding sequence GTGAGCGCGGCGGCCGGAGAAACCGCCGCGCTGTTGCGCAACCGGGGTTTTACCGGCCTGCTGTTCTACCGTCTGCTGGCGATGCTGTCCTACCAGATCGTCGCGGTCACGGTCGGCTGGCAGATCTACCAGATCACCCGCGATGCGCTGTCGCTGGGCCTGATCGGCCTGACCGAAGTCGTCCCCTACTTCTGTTTCGCATTGTTCGCCGGTTATGCGGTCGACCATTTGCCGCGGCGCAAGCTGGGCATGTTCGCCTGCCTGGGCCTGTTGTTGACGACGCTGACGCTGGCGGGCGTGGCCAGCGGTACGCTGCCGTCGTTCGGCACGCTCACCATCTATGCGGCGATCGCGGTCAACGGCGTGGTGCGCGCGTTTCTCGGGCCGGTCTACACGGCGCTGTTTGCGCGAGTGCTCAAGCGCGAACAGTTCGCGCGCGGCGCCGGCGTCGGCAGCGTGGTGATGCAGACCGGGTTGGTGGCCGGCCCGGCGCTCGGCGGCGGGTTGATCGCCTGGCAAGGGCTGACCTTCACGTACCTCGTCTCGGCCGCCTTCGCCGCTGCGGCGGCCGTGGCCATCATCGGCCTGCGCGTCACCGAGCCCGCCCTGCCCGCCGAACGCGCACCGGTGTTCAAGAGCATCGGCGAAGGGCTGCGTTTCGTGTTCAACCAGCAGATCGTGCTCGGCGCGCAGGCGCTGGACATGTTTTCGGTGCTGTTCGGCGGCGCGGTGGCGCTGTTGCCGGCCTTTATCCACGACGTACTGCAGGCGGGCCCGGAAGCGCTGGGCATTCTGCGGGCCGCACCCGCGGCCGGCGCGATATTGGTCGGACTGTGGCTGGCGCGCCATCCCCCGCAGCGCGGCGCCGGCAAGTTGCTGCTGTTCGCGGTGGCCGGGTTCGGCCTTTGCATCATCGGCTTCGCGCTATCGAGACATTTGTGGCTGTCGGTGCTGATGCTGCTGATGTCCGGCATGTGCGACGGCGTATCGGTGGTGCTGCGTTCGACCATCCTGCAACTGGCCACGCCGGATCACTTGCGCGGACGCGTGTCGTCGATCAACGGCATCTTCATCGGCTCGTCGAACGAGCTGGGCGCGTTCGAGTCGGGCGTGGCGGCGCGGTTGCTGGGCCTGGTGCCGTCGGTGATCTTCGGCGGATGCATGACGCTGGGCGTGGTGGCCGCGACGGCGAAGCTGGCGCCCAAACTTCGCCGATTGAACCTGCGCGACCTGTACGGCCAGCCGTGA
- the cysS gene encoding cysteine--tRNA ligase: protein MSLHLHNTLTRRLEAFVPQDPTCPTMYVCGPTVYNYVHIGNARGPVVFGVLADLLRRRFGGLRYARNITDVDDKINAAAQEQGVPISAITDRFAAAYREDMAALGVRPPDLEPEATAHIAEIIAMTERLIANGNAYAAEGHVLFSVASYGDYGKLSRRDPEEMLAGARVDVAPYKRDPGDFVLWKPSTADLPGWDSPWGRGRPGWHIECSAMAAAHLGDTIDIHAGGIDLQFPHHENEIAQSECAHGGKVFARYWLHNGMLNLAGAKMSKSLGNIEKVHDLVRKHPPEALRLALLSAHYRQPLDWSDSLIEQSVRTLDRLYGTLRDLADVEAEAAIPKSVEDALDDDLNTPQALAEIARIAGEARKVADDADKARLKSELLGAGFALGLLQQDPAAWFARGASDGDDARIQALIDERAAAKKNRDFARSDAIRDQLANEGILLEDTPQGVRWKRA from the coding sequence ATGAGCCTGCACCTCCACAACACCCTGACCCGCCGCCTGGAAGCCTTCGTGCCGCAGGACCCGACCTGCCCGACGATGTACGTCTGCGGGCCGACGGTCTACAACTACGTGCATATCGGCAATGCGCGCGGCCCGGTGGTGTTCGGCGTGCTGGCGGACCTGCTGCGACGCCGTTTTGGCGGCCTGCGCTATGCGCGCAACATCACCGACGTCGACGACAAGATCAACGCCGCCGCACAGGAACAGGGCGTTCCGATATCGGCGATCACCGACCGCTTCGCCGCGGCTTATCGCGAAGATATGGCCGCACTCGGCGTACGCCCGCCGGATCTCGAGCCGGAGGCGACCGCGCACATCGCCGAAATCATCGCGATGACCGAACGGCTGATCGCCAACGGCAACGCATATGCCGCGGAAGGCCACGTGCTGTTCTCGGTGGCCAGTTACGGCGATTACGGCAAGCTGTCGCGGCGAGATCCGGAAGAAATGCTGGCGGGCGCGCGCGTGGACGTGGCGCCGTACAAGCGCGACCCGGGCGATTTCGTGCTGTGGAAGCCGTCCACGGCCGACCTCCCCGGCTGGGATTCGCCGTGGGGCCGCGGCCGGCCCGGCTGGCACATCGAATGCTCCGCGATGGCGGCCGCGCACTTGGGCGACACCATCGATATCCATGCGGGCGGCATCGACCTGCAGTTCCCCCACCACGAAAACGAAATCGCGCAGAGCGAATGCGCGCATGGTGGCAAGGTCTTCGCGCGTTACTGGCTGCACAACGGCATGCTCAACCTGGCCGGCGCCAAGATGTCCAAGTCGCTGGGCAACATCGAGAAGGTGCACGACCTTGTACGCAAGCATCCTCCGGAAGCGCTGCGGCTCGCGCTGCTCTCGGCGCATTACCGGCAGCCGTTGGATTGGTCGGATTCGTTGATCGAGCAATCGGTGCGCACGCTCGACCGCTTGTACGGCACTTTGCGTGACTTGGCTGATGTCGAAGCCGAGGCCGCGATCCCCAAAAGCGTGGAGGACGCGCTCGACGACGACCTCAACACGCCGCAGGCGCTGGCCGAGATCGCCAGGATCGCCGGCGAAGCGCGCAAAGTAGCCGACGACGCCGACAAGGCCAGGCTGAAATCCGAACTGCTCGGCGCCGGCTTCGCGCTGGGCCTGTTGCAGCAGGATCCTGCCGCGTGGTTCGCGCGTGGCGCTTCGGACGGCGACGATGCGCGCATCCAGGCCTTGATCGACGAACGCGCAGCCGCCAAGAAGAACCGCGATTTCGCGCGCTCGGACGCGATCCGCGACCAGTTGGCTAACGAAGGCATCCTGCTGGAAGACACGCCGCAGGGTGTGCGCTGGAAGCGCGCCTGA
- a CDS encoding acetylornithine deacetylase: MIEQVLKHLEALVSYDTRNPPRAIGTGGIFDYIRAQLPDFRVEVSDYGAGAVSLLAVRGQPSRLFNVHLDTVPDSPAWTADPLKLRVTEDRAIGLGACDIKGAAAGLIAAAQSTKGDAAFLFSTDEEANDARCIDAFLKSGHGFKEVVVSEPTRCEAVLAHRGIASVQMSFKGEAGHASGANAMQASALHQAIRWGADALALVEAESHQRFGGLTGLRFNIGRIEGGIKANIIAPSAELRFGFRPLPSQDMDALHERFRSFAPEGTGYAPTFWGPSLPGGDVAVAEERRLAARDLADALELPIGNAVDFWTEASLFSAAGLTALVYGPGDIAQAHTADEWVSLRQLENAATAYRRLMEK, translated from the coding sequence ATGATCGAGCAGGTCCTCAAACATCTCGAAGCGTTGGTGTCCTACGACACCCGCAACCCGCCGCGCGCCATCGGCACTGGCGGCATCTTCGACTACATCCGCGCGCAGCTGCCGGATTTCCGCGTCGAAGTGAGCGACTACGGCGCGGGCGCGGTGTCGCTGCTGGCCGTGCGCGGGCAGCCGTCGCGCTTGTTCAACGTGCACCTGGATACGGTGCCGGATTCGCCGGCATGGACCGCAGATCCGCTGAAACTGCGCGTGACCGAGGATCGGGCGATAGGCCTCGGCGCCTGCGATATCAAGGGCGCGGCCGCCGGCCTGATCGCCGCAGCGCAGTCGACGAAGGGAGACGCCGCCTTCCTGTTCAGCACCGACGAAGAAGCCAACGACGCCCGCTGCATCGATGCCTTCCTCAAAAGCGGCCACGGCTTCAAGGAAGTCGTTGTGTCCGAGCCGACCCGATGCGAAGCGGTGCTCGCGCACCGCGGCATCGCTTCGGTGCAGATGTCGTTCAAGGGCGAAGCCGGGCACGCCTCGGGCGCGAACGCGATGCAGGCCAGCGCGCTGCACCAGGCGATCCGCTGGGGCGCGGACGCGCTGGCGCTGGTGGAGGCCGAATCGCACCAGCGGTTCGGAGGCCTCACCGGCCTGCGTTTCAATATCGGCCGCATCGAAGGCGGCATCAAGGCCAACATCATCGCCCCCAGTGCGGAGCTGCGTTTCGGCTTCCGTCCGCTGCCGTCCCAGGACATGGACGCGCTGCACGAACGCTTCCGTTCGTTCGCGCCGGAAGGCACCGGTTACGCGCCGACGTTCTGGGGCCCGTCCTTGCCCGGCGGCGACGTGGCCGTCGCCGAAGAACGCCGCCTGGCCGCGCGCGATCTCGCCGACGCGCTGGAACTGCCGATCGGCAACGCCGTCGATTTCTGGACCGAAGCCTCGCTGTTTTCCGCGGCCGGCCTCACCGCGCTGGTCTACGGCCCGGGCGACATCGCCCAGGCCCACACCGCCGACGAATGGGTTTCGCTGCGGCAACTGGAAAACGCCGCCACCGCTTACCGACGACTGATGGAGAAATGA
- the yidD gene encoding membrane protein insertion efficiency factor YidD, translating into MVDRFLIACLRVYKRWLSPLLGPRCRFVPTCSEYAMEAIGRFGAIKGGWLALRRIGRCHPLHPGGHDPVPPA; encoded by the coding sequence TTGGTCGACCGTTTCCTCATCGCCTGTCTGCGCGTCTATAAACGCTGGTTGAGCCCCCTGCTCGGCCCGCGCTGCCGATTCGTGCCGACCTGTTCGGAATACGCCATGGAGGCCATCGGCCGCTTCGGCGCGATCAAAGGCGGCTGGCTGGCGCTGCGCCGGATCGGCCGCTGCCATCCGCTGCACCCCGGCGGGCACGATCCGGTGCCGCCGGCCTGA
- a CDS encoding SufE family protein: MNDAVFPLESTPAEAQSAIAEEFAFFGDWSERYQYLIDLGRKLPPMADGLKTEENRLLGCQSMVWIVPSGDASRLDFTAASDSAIVSGLIYLALRVYSGRSAAQILATDPDYIASVGLAKHLSPTRSNGLAALLAFIRETAQRAS; this comes from the coding sequence GTGAACGACGCCGTTTTCCCCCTCGAATCCACGCCCGCCGAAGCGCAAAGCGCCATCGCCGAAGAATTCGCCTTCTTCGGCGACTGGTCCGAGCGCTACCAGTACCTGATCGATCTGGGCCGCAAGCTGCCGCCGATGGCGGATGGGCTCAAAACCGAGGAAAACCGGCTGCTCGGCTGCCAATCCATGGTCTGGATCGTGCCGTCGGGCGACGCCTCGCGGCTGGACTTCACCGCGGCCAGCGATTCGGCCATCGTCTCGGGACTGATCTATCTGGCGCTGCGCGTCTACTCCGGTCGTTCCGCCGCGCAGATCCTGGCCACCGATCCGGACTACATCGCCTCGGTCGGCCTGGCCAAGCATCTGTCGCCGACCCGCAGCAACGGTCTGGCGGCGCTGCTCGCCTTCATCCGCGAAACGGCGCAACGCGCTTCGTGA
- a CDS encoding dihydroorotase → MPSTLIVNARLVNEDREFEGDLRIEKGRIAQIGKGLAAHPGDAVVDAAGRRLLPGMIDDQVHFREPGLEYKADIATESAAAVAGGLTSFMDMPNTNPPTLDAAALEDKYRRAAGRAWGNHGFYMGASNDNLEAIRTLDPLTAPGVKVFMGASTGNMLVDDPATLDGIFRETPTPIITHCEDTPMIDAELARYKAKYGDDIPAQCHPDIRSREACMKSTELAISLAKKHGTRLHVLHISTADELALFERGPLVRADGSRKRITAETCVHFLRFDRADYARLGHLIKCNPAIKDAGDREALVRALAEDVIDVLATDHAPHTLEEKARPYTSAPSGLPLVQYALNAALECVYEGDLTTAQVVRKFAHAPAQLFDVKERGFLREGYWADLVLVDDTPFTVEREDVLSKCGWSPFEGTTFHTRIASTWVNGQLAWDGRMLVGLPAGKRLEFDR, encoded by the coding sequence ATGCCCTCGACCCTGATCGTCAACGCCCGCCTGGTCAACGAAGACCGCGAATTCGAGGGCGACTTGCGCATCGAAAAAGGCCGTATCGCGCAAATCGGCAAAGGCCTGGCGGCGCATCCGGGCGATGCGGTCGTCGATGCCGCCGGCCGCAGGCTCTTGCCCGGCATGATCGACGACCAAGTGCATTTCCGCGAGCCGGGCCTGGAATACAAGGCCGATATCGCCACCGAATCGGCCGCGGCGGTCGCCGGCGGGCTGACCAGCTTCATGGACATGCCCAACACCAATCCGCCGACGCTGGACGCCGCCGCGCTGGAAGACAAATACCGCCGCGCCGCGGGCCGCGCCTGGGGCAACCACGGCTTCTACATGGGCGCCAGCAACGACAACCTGGAGGCCATCCGCACGCTCGACCCGCTCACCGCGCCGGGCGTGAAAGTGTTCATGGGCGCCTCGACCGGCAACATGCTGGTCGACGATCCGGCCACGCTGGACGGCATCTTCCGCGAAACGCCTACGCCGATCATCACCCATTGCGAAGACACGCCGATGATCGACGCCGAACTCGCCCGCTACAAGGCGAAATACGGCGACGACATTCCGGCGCAATGCCATCCGGATATCCGCAGCCGCGAGGCCTGCATGAAGTCGACCGAACTGGCGATTTCGCTGGCGAAAAAGCACGGCACGCGGCTGCATGTGCTGCACATTTCCACCGCCGACGAGTTGGCGCTATTCGAACGCGGTCCGCTGGTCCGCGCCGACGGCTCGCGCAAGCGGATCACCGCCGAGACCTGCGTGCATTTCCTGCGCTTCGACCGCGCCGATTACGCGCGGCTGGGCCATCTGATCAAGTGCAATCCGGCGATCAAGGACGCCGGCGACCGCGAGGCGCTGGTGCGCGCGCTGGCCGAGGACGTGATCGACGTGCTCGCTACCGACCACGCGCCGCACACGCTGGAAGAAAAAGCGCGCCCCTATACCTCCGCGCCCAGCGGCCTGCCGCTGGTGCAGTACGCGCTGAACGCCGCGCTAGAATGCGTTTACGAAGGCGATCTGACCACGGCGCAAGTGGTGCGCAAGTTCGCGCATGCGCCGGCGCAGCTGTTCGACGTGAAGGAGCGCGGCTTCCTGCGCGAAGGCTACTGGGCCGACCTGGTGCTGGTGGACGACACGCCGTTCACCGTCGAACGCGAGGACGTGCTGTCCAAGTGCGGCTGGTCGCCGTTCGAAGGCACCACGTTCCATACCCGGATCGCATCGACCTGGGTCAACGGACAGTTGGCCTGGGACGGGCGCATGCTGGTCGGCTTGCCGGCCGGCAAGCGGCTGGAGTTCGATCGTTGA
- a CDS encoding N-acetylornithine carbamoyltransferase, which yields MKHFLNTQDWSRPELDALLTQAALFKRNKLGDELKGKSIALVFFNPSLRTRTSFELGAFQLGGHAVVLAPGKDAWPIEFDLGTVMDGDTEEHIAEVAKVLSRYVDLIGVRAFPKFVDWSLDRQDKVLRGFAEHATVPVINMETITHPCQELAHALALQEHFGTSDLRGKKYVLTWTYHPKALNTAVANSALTIATRLGMDVTLLCPTPEYVLDERYMGWAQQNVAESGGSLQVSHDIDSAYAGADIVYAKSWGALPYFGNWEPEKPIRDGFKHFIVDERKMALTNNGVFSHCLPLRRNVKATDAVMDSPNCIAIDEAENRLHVQKAIMAALASQ from the coding sequence ATGAAGCATTTCTTGAACACCCAGGACTGGAGCCGCCCCGAGCTCGACGCGCTACTGACGCAGGCCGCGTTGTTCAAGCGCAACAAGCTGGGCGACGAGCTCAAGGGCAAGAGCATCGCGCTGGTATTCTTCAACCCTTCGTTGCGCACGCGCACCAGTTTCGAATTGGGCGCGTTCCAGCTCGGCGGCCATGCGGTGGTGTTGGCGCCGGGCAAGGACGCGTGGCCGATCGAATTCGACCTGGGCACGGTGATGGACGGCGATACCGAGGAACACATCGCCGAAGTGGCCAAGGTGCTCAGCCGTTACGTCGACCTGATCGGCGTGCGCGCCTTCCCGAAGTTCGTCGACTGGTCGCTGGACCGGCAGGACAAGGTACTGCGCGGCTTCGCCGAGCACGCCACGGTGCCGGTGATCAACATGGAAACGATCACCCACCCCTGCCAGGAGCTCGCGCACGCGCTCGCATTGCAGGAGCATTTCGGCACCAGCGACCTGCGCGGCAAGAAGTACGTGCTGACTTGGACCTACCATCCCAAGGCGCTCAACACCGCCGTGGCCAACTCGGCGCTGACCATCGCCACGCGCCTGGGCATGGACGTGACCCTGCTGTGCCCGACGCCGGAATACGTGCTCGACGAGCGCTACATGGGCTGGGCGCAGCAGAACGTCGCCGAAAGCGGCGGATCGTTGCAGGTCAGCCACGACATCGACAGCGCCTACGCCGGCGCCGACATCGTTTACGCCAAAAGTTGGGGCGCGCTGCCTTATTTCGGCAACTGGGAACCGGAAAAACCCATCCGCGACGGCTTCAAGCATTTCATCGTCGACGAACGCAAGATGGCCTTGACCAACAACGGCGTGTTCTCGCACTGCCTGCCGTTGCGCCGCAATGTCAAGGCCACCGATGCGGTGATGGACTCGCCCAACTGCATCGCCATCGACGAGGCCGAGAACCGCCTGCATGTGCAGAAGGCCATCATGGCCGCGCTCGCCTCGCAATAA